A single window of Eucalyptus grandis isolate ANBG69807.140 chromosome 1, ASM1654582v1, whole genome shotgun sequence DNA harbors:
- the LOC104441425 gene encoding pentatricopeptide repeat-containing protein At2g41080, whose amino-acid sequence MTEIPEACHVDINLYEEDGKTLYLTRSLSGSCCFHVFNGCDPSHFKYSDQNAVELNALRRQEPTSGDSQARASCRRTLSELTNCASSAVEFVALCSSGRVKEAFQNFTSEIWSDPRLFSHLLRASTPGNSLPLGRQIHSLVITSGCSDRFVSNHLLNMYSKCGELQTALKLFDRIPWANIMSRNILINGYLNIGDLEGARKVFEEMPERNVATWNAMVTGLVKFECNEDGLGLFKEMHEAGFLPDEYALGSVLRGCASLRALHAGQQIHACAVKSGFELNLVVGSSLAHMYMKCGSMEEGEGIISSMPIRNVVAWNTLIAGKAQHGSPEGVLDQYNMMKIAAVKPDRITYVSVITACSDLATLGQGQQIHAELIKAGATSAVSVMSSLISMYSKCGCLEDSFKAFTECVDAEADGVLWSSMIAAYGFHGQGERAIELFKQMEIEGVEVNDVTYLSLLYACSHRGLKDEGLKFFDSMVEKHGVNPRLEHYTCMVDLLGRSGCLKEAEVMIRSMPLKADAVIWKTLLSACKVHKNADMARRAAEEVLKIDPQDSASYVLLSNIHASAKRWQDVSEVRKSMREKQVKKEPGVSWVELKNQVHQFVMGDKSHQYSKEINAYLKELTVEMKLRGYVPDMGSVLQDMDDEDKEYSLAHHSEKLAIAFALMNSATDAPIRVIKNLRVCSDCHVAIKYISEIKNREIIVRDASRFHHFKNGQCSCGDYWCLL is encoded by the exons ATGACCGA GATACCAGAAGCTTGTCACGTTGACATCAATCTATATGAGGAGGATGGCAAGACCTTG TACTTAACGAGATCCCTGTCAGGTTCGTGCTGTTTCCACGTCTTTAACGGCTGTGATCCCAGCCACTTCAAGTACTCCGACCAAAACGCCGTCGAGTTGAACGCATTAAGACGTCAGGAGCCC ACATCAGGAGATTCCCAAGCTCGCGCTTCTTGTCGTCGAACACTCTCGGAGCTCACCAACTGCGCTTCGTCAGCTGTGGAGTTCGTGGCTCTTTGCTCCAGCGGACGCGTCAAGGAAGCCTTCCAGAACTTCACGTCTGAAATATGGTCCGACCCCCGTTTGTTTTCCCACCTCCTCCGGGCATCTACACCCGGAAATTCGCTTCCTTTAGGGCGACAGATTCATTCTCTGGTGATCACTTCAGGGTGCTCGGACAGGTTCGTGTCCAACCATTTGCTGAACATGTACTCCAAGTGCGGAGAGCTGCAGACTGCTCTGAAGTTGTTCGACCGCATTCCTTGGGCGAATATCATGTCCCGTAACATTCTAATTAACGGGTACTTGAACATTGGTGATTTGGAGGGTGCCCGGAAAGTGTTCGAGGAAATGCCTGAGCGAAATGTTGCCACTTGGAATGCAATGGTGACTGGTCTTGTAAAATTTGAGTGTAATGAGGACGGGTTGGGTTTGTTCAAAGAGATGCATGAGGCGGGTTTCTTGCCTGATGAGTACGCTTTGGGGAGTGTTCTCAGGGGTTGTGCTAGTTTGAGAGCTCTGCATGCAGGGCAGCAGATCCATGCTTGCGCAGTGAAGAGTGGGTTTGAACTCAATTTGGTGGTTGGGAGTTCATTGGCTCATATGTACATGAAGTGCGGAAGCATGGAAGAAGGCGAAGGGATAATCAGCTCTATGCCGATTCGCAATGTGGTTGCTTGGAATACTCTTATTGCAGGGAAAGCCCAACATGGGTCACCTGAGGGAGTTTTAGATCAGTACAATATGATGAAAATAGCAGCTGTGAAACCCGATAGGATCACTTACGTGAGTGTGATTACTGCGTGTTCAGATCTGGCAACACTAGGCCAGGGTCAACAAATTCATGCAGAATTGATCAAAGCCGGGGCTACTTCAGCAGTTAGCGTCATGAGTTCTTTGATTAGCATGTATTCAAAGTGCGGGTGTTTAGAGGATTCTTTTAAGGCTTTCACAGAATGTGTGGATGCGGAGGCAGATGGCGTACTTTGGAGCTCAATGATTGCAGCATATGGATTTCATGGGCAAGGAGAGAGAGCTATTGAGTTGTTTAAACAAATGGAGATTGAAGGAGTGGAGGTAAATGACGTAACATATTTGAGTTTGCTGTATGCTTGCAGTCATCGTGGCTTGAAGGATGAGGGGCTCAAGTTTTTCGACTCTATGGTGGAGAAGCATGGGGTGAATCCCCGGTTGGAACATTATACATGCATGGTTGATCTCCTGGGACGTTCAGGTTGTCTGAAGGAAGCGGAGGTGATGATTAGATCCATGCCATTGAAAGCAGACGCTGTAATATGGAAAACTTTGTTATCTGCATGCAAAGTCCACAAGAATGCAGACATGGCCAGAAGAGCTGCAGAGGAAGTTCTTAAGATTGATCCGCAGGATTCAGCTTCTTACGTGCTCCTTTCGAATATACACGCTTCTGCTAAGAGATGGCAAGATGTTTCTGAGGTCAGAAAATCCATGAGAGAGAAGCAAGTGAAGAAGGAACCGGGGGTGAGTTGGGTGGAGCTCAAGAATCAAGTTCATCAGTTCGTGATGGGCGACAAGTCCCATCAATACTCAAAGGAGATAAATGCGTATCTGAAAGAGCTTACCGTGGAGATGAAGCTGCGCGGCTACGTGCCCGATATGGGCTCGGTTTTGCaagatatggatgatgaggataaAGAATATAGCTTGGCACACCATAGTGAGAAGTTGGCCATTGCATTTGCTCTGATGAATTCTGCCACAGATGCACCAATCAGAGTGATAAAAAACTTGCGGGTCTGCAGTGACTGTCATGTTGCAATAAAGTACATATCGGAGATTAAAAACCGAGAAATTATTGTGCGGGATGCAAGTAGATTTCATCATTTTAAGAATGGCCAATGCTCATGTGGAGATTACTG GTGCCTCTTGTGA
- the LOC104441433 gene encoding ATP-dependent zinc metalloprotease FTSH 2, chloroplastic, whose product MASSMSCLVANSLTTSGTKSNLTKDFYGQRILPTSSLSLWRKDAKAVLVKASLDQQRGGRRKLLKLLGNVGLAAPALLSGGKALADEQGVSSSRMSYSRFLEYLDKDRVKKVDLFENGTIAIVEAVSPELGNRVQRVRVQLPGLSQELLQKFREKNIDFAAHNAQEDSGSLLFNLIGNLAFPLILIGGLFLLSRRSSGGMGGPGGPGFPLAFGQSKAKFQMEPNTGVTFDDVAGVDEAKQDFMEVVEFLKKPERFTAIGARIPKGVLLVGPPGTGKTLLAKAIAGEAGVPFFSISGSEFVEMFVGVGASRVRDLFKKAKENAPCIVFVDEIDAVGRQRGTGIGGGNDEREQTLNQLLTEMDGFEGNTGIIVVAATNRADILDSALLRPGRFDRQVTVDVPDIRGRTEILKVHGSNKKFDADVSLDVIAMRTPGFSGADLANLLNEAAILAGRRGKTAISSKEVDDSIDRIVAGMEGTVMTDGKSKSLVAYHEVGHAICGTLTPGHDAVQKVTLVPRGQARGLTWFIPSDDPTLISKQQLFARIVGGLGGRAAEEVIFGEPEVTTGAAGDLQQITGLAKQMVTTFGMSEIGPWSLMDASQSGDVIMRMMARNSMSEKLAEDIDTAVKRISDSAYEIALRHIRNNREALDKIVEVLLEKETMTGDEFRAILSEFVEIPVENWVPPSVPSPVSV is encoded by the exons ATGGCTTCATCAATGTCGTGCCTTGTGGCTAACAGTCTAACTACAAGTGGTACTAAATCAAATTTGACCAAGGACTTCTATGGTCAGCGGATTCTCCCTACATCTTCCCTTTCATTATGGAGAAAGGATGCGAAAGCTGTTTTGGTAAAAGCATCTCTGGACCAGCAACGTGGAGGCAGGAGGAAGCTTCTGAAGTTGCTAGGAAATGTGGGACTAGCAGCACCTGCACTGTTGAGTGGTGGGAAAGCTTTGGCTGATGAGCAAGGTGTTTCTTCTTCAAGAATGTCTTACTCCAGGTTTTTGGAATATCTGGATAAGGACAGGGTGAAGAAGGTAGATTTATTTGAAAATGGGACCATAGCTATTGTTGAGGCGGTTTCTCCTGAGTTGGGTAACAGGGTGCAACGAGTCCGTGTGCAGCTCCCAGGACTGAGCCAAGAGCTCCTTCAGAAGTTCAGAGAGAAGAACATTGATTTTGCAGCCCATAACGCTCAAGAGGACTCAGGCTCCCTACTATTTAACTTGATAGGAAATCTAGCCTTCCCATTGATCCTTATTGGTGGTTTATTTCTTCTATCAAGACGCTCTTCTGGAGGAATGGGTGGGCCTGGTGGGCCTGGCTTTCCTCTCGCATTTGGTCAATCCAAAGCCAAGTTCCAGATGGAACCTAACACTGGCGTGACATTTGATGATGTTGCTGGTGTTGATGAGGCCAAGCAGGACTTCATGGAAGTGGTGGAGTTTCTAAAGAAACCTGAGAGGTTTACTGCAATTGGGGCTCGTATCCCTAAGGGTGTCCTTCTAGTTGGTCCTCCAGGAACTGGAAAAACACTGCTTGCAAAGGCAATTGCTGGTGAAGCAGGTGttccatttttctccatttcagGTTCTGAGTTCGTAGAGATGTTTGTTGGTGTTGGTGCTTCTAGAGTTCGCGATCTTTTCAAGAAGGCCAAAGAGAATGCTCCCTGCATTGTGTTTGTTGATGAAATTGATGCTGTGGGCCGGCAGAGAGGAACTGGAATTGGAGGAGGAAATGATGAAAGGGAGCAGACCCTTAATCAGCTGTTGACAGAAATGGATGGTTTTGAAGGAAATACGGGTATCATTGTTGTTGCAGCAACTAACCGTGCAGACATTCTGGACTCTGCTTTGCTTAGGCCAGGAAGATTTGACAGACAG GTAACTGTTGATGTTCCTGATATCCGGGgtagaacagaaattttgaagGTGCATGGCAGCAATAAGAAGTTTGATGCAGATGTATCCCTAGATGTTATAGCTATGAGAACTCCTGGATTTAGCGGAGCAGATCTTGCCAACCTCTTGAATGAGGCTGCCATATTGGCTGGCCGTCGTGGTAAGACAGCAATCTCTTCAAAGGAGGTTGATGATTCAATTGACAGGATTGTTGCTGGGATGGAAGGAACCGTGATGACAGATGGAAAGAGTAAGAGTCTGGTGGCATACCATGAAGTTGGCCATGCCATTTGTGG TACTTTGACCCCAGGGCATGATGCAGTTCAAAAGGTCACCCTCGTACCACGTGGTCAGGCACGAGGTCTTACCTGGTTCATTCCTTCTGATGACCCAACCTTGATCTCTAAGCAGCAACTCTTTGCAAGAATTGTTGGTGGATTGGGTGGCAGAGCAGCTGAGGAAGTGATTTTTGGGGAGCCTGAGGTTACTACAGGTGCAGCGGGCGATTTGCAGCAGATCACTGGCCTGGCAAAACAG ATGGTGACCACATTTGGCATGTCTGAAATTGGCCCATGGTCGCTCATGGACGCATCACAGAGTGGCGATGTCATCATGAGGATGATGGCCAGGAATTCAATGTCAGAAAAGCTTGCAGAAGACATTGATACTGCCGTGAAGAGAATTTCAGATAGTGCATATGAAATTGCACTGAGGCACATAAGGAATAACCGGGAGGCCCTAGACAAGATTGTGGAAGTCCTCCTCGAGAAAGAAACAATGACTGGGGATGAGTTCCGTGCTATCCTCTCGGAATTTGTTGAAATTCCTGTTGAGAACTGGGTTCCTCCTTCAGTTCCATCTCCTGTCTCTGTATAA
- the LOC104441441 gene encoding E3 ubiquitin-protein ligase RNF38, with product MAKAIATHLFPRAYIHRIRMRPQNAKAIKFHARKCEVSKQRIIGVGREPRLAEAMSGRASNFAPAPAPEPSQWDYFDFDLLSYDELPSPPPLPRALSYRTIPPAPPPTRPSVPERMMSRPTPSSLAGFTTPISPLILLENAYGRPRGIVYDPPPRPIGQPNAQVLSEQGPMSTADEQKEALSKLRKEIYNPRPKMFSRRLNLYYREYANKGLGNQSSYHDDDDIKRCAVCLDDFEPRKEVMVTPCDHMFHEECIVPWLQDHGQCPVCRFSIYEQRRQTQPPIATVAIQPSGTMFYVPETFFRW from the exons ATGGCAAAAGCAATTGCTACGCACTTATTCCCTCGAGCTTATATCCACCGCATTCGGATGCGGCCTCAGAACGCAAAAGCTATAAAATTTCACGCTCGTAAATGTGAAGTGAGCAAGCAAAGGATCATCGGAGTCGGTCGTGAACCACGGTTGGCGGAGGCCATGAGCGGCCGCGCAAGTAATTTTGCTCCGGCGCCAGCCCCTGAGCCATCTCAATGGGACTACTTCGATTTTGATCTTCTGAGCTACGATGAGCTTCCGAGTCCGCCTCCGCTTCCACGGGCTCTTTCGTATCGAACGATTCCACCA GCGCCACCACCGACTCGGCCTTCTGTCCCGGAAAGAATGATGTCACGGCCAACTCCTTCTAGTTTAGCTGG CTTCACGACACCCATCTCTCCCCTCATACTCCTCGAGAATGCCTATGGGAGGCCCAGAGGGATTGTCTATGACCCTCCTCCGAGACCCATCGGGCAGCCTAACGCTCAGGTCTTGTCTGAGCAAGGCCCCATGTCGACAGCTGATGAGCAGAAGGAGGCCTTAAGCAAGCTCAGGAAGGAGATTTACAACCCCCGGCCAAAAATGTTCTCCAGGAGACTAAACCTGTACTATAGGGAATATGCTAATAAAGGTCTCGGAAATCAGAGTAGTTAccatgacgatgatgatatCAAGAGATGCGCGGTATGCTTAGACGACTTCGAGCCCAGGAAAGAGGTGATGGTCACCCCTTGCGACCATATGTTCCATGAGGAGTGCATCGTGCCATGGCTGCAGGATCACGGTCAGTGCCCCGTTTGCCGATTTTCGATCTATGAACAGAGAAGGCAAACTCAACCGCCTATTGCGACGGTAGCAATCCAACCCTCGGGGACCATGTTTTATGTGCCTGAAACGTTCTTCCGGTGGTAA